A genome region from Urocitellus parryii isolate mUroPar1 chromosome X, mUroPar1.hap1, whole genome shotgun sequence includes the following:
- the LOC113188411 gene encoding UPF0690 protein C1orf52-like — protein sequence MAAEKNDPPSYFAEYRSSSSDSSSEDNSKPEETSQKDPDLAKSSVGGCGNKAENQLPEPDELFRSVTCPPFLYNPFNKQIDWERHVVKAPEEPPKEFKIWKSNYVPPPETYTTEKKPLPPELDMAMEGLKIYEDHGDDAPQNAKKARLLPEGEEALESDDESDDESDDEEDEPTSKKRKLEPGEQAKKKK from the exons ATGGCAGCCGAGAAGAATGATCCTCCGAGCTATTTTGCAGAGTACAGGAGCAGCAGCTCGGACTCCTCCAGCGAGGATAACAGCAAGCCGGAGGAAACAAGTCAGAAGGACCCGGATCTGGCCAAGTCG TCGGTGGgcggctgtgggaacaaggcagAGAATCAACTGCCCGAACCGGATGAGCTGTTCCGGAGCGTGACCTGCCCACCCTTTCTCTATAATCCGTTCAACAAGCAGATAGACTGGGAGAGGCACGTTGTCAAAGCACCTGAGGAGCCTCCAAAGGAATTCAAAATATGGAAGTCAAACTATGTGCCACCTCCAGAGACCTACACTACTGAGAAGAaacctctgcctccagagctggATATGGCAATGGAAGGGTTGAAAATATATGAGGACCATGGTGATGATGCCCCACAGAATGCTAAGAAAGCTAGGCTTCTACCAGAAGGGGAGGAGGCATTAGAATCAGATGATGAATCAGATGATGAATCAGATGATGAAGAAGATGAGCCTACTTCAAAAAAGCGCAAACTAGAACCAGGAGaacaagcaaagaagaaaaagtaa